In Heptranchias perlo isolate sHepPer1 chromosome 9, sHepPer1.hap1, whole genome shotgun sequence, the sequence TGAGGTAAGACGAGGGACCAGAGtattcctcccccatccccgtcaTTGAGCGGGAAATATGCAAGAGTGTCCTTGGACCCTGTCGATTGACCACTTTATTAGATCATGGATGGGATGGAAGGTTTTGACGATACAAGTAGGTGTGACAGATTAAGGACTATTACTCCACGGAATATTCTGCCGGCCGTTCTGCTGGGGCCATCGGAATGACGTCTTGTGAAATGGCAACCAGTCAGGTTTGGGTGGTGTAAGATTTTGAGGTTAGGTTTATATTTTCTTCTTGTtgatttccctcccccctcccagtcatcagcattttcctcacaacactcaaaagcaaaatatctcCAACTCTCCCTTAATGAGTACTTCATCAAAATTGTACAAAACTGAACTGCTCATCCCTGCAAACGTCAGACCGACTTTCTAGAcaccggcgggggtggggggtttatttttttttgctgcaaagttatttctctcaatgtctctctgagGAGGAGTACAATCAGTGAGGCACACAGCCATGTTATTTACACTTCACGCTTATGGTCCTACCTTTGGGCTCGCAATCTCTCAGTGACGGTAGCGGGAATTCAACAGATCTCTAAAATACGGCAGATTTTAAAATGCCAAACAGCAGAGATCCCACCAAGTAGATTCCAAAATGAAACATTAGTGAGACGGAACTTTTCGAATAAATGATCACTTTTAAACCAACTGAACCAGCCAGGTTCGGATattccagtgttttttttttctaaatcttTTTAAACATAAGCCGCCACCACATgatattttttttgggggggggggtggggcaggcTGTGTGTAACTGATCAGTGGTTCCTtacaatataattttaaaaacacatAAAATTGAAATATAAGGCCTTCTGTTGACCTGCCCGCTGCTTGGAGCATGTGTCATTACTGGAACTCCTCCAGGCCTCGGGCTAACAAGATGTCAGGTTGTGATGCCTTTTCTAATGAATccataaggagacactgggttaTCCCAGTCTCaatgaacaaaaaaaacaaaaatctttTTAAGGGAGTacaaccaggggccataaatataaagattgtcactaataaatcctatagGGGATTCAGGAGACATGTCTTTACTtggagagtggtcagaatgtggaactcactaccacaaggaggagttgaggcgattagcatagatgcatttaaggagaagctggataaacactcgagagagagagagagagagacaggaatagaaggggatgctgatggggttagaaggaggatgggaggaggctcgtgtagagcataaaccttttgggccgaatgtacagcacagaattacatagaatggtcTGCTTCTGTGCAAGAAgttaagtttcctttgttttgtttttgctTACGAACTTAAAATAATATTATTCCCATTATCCACCACGCCCTCCAGTCCCCGTGGTGCCCACCGGTCGAGGAAGGCCTCGAGTGTACCAGCggacaccgcgtgctccttcCCCAGGGACACCCGAGCGGGGACAAGACCGCAGAAGAGAGGCAGGTTATATGTCGCTTCCTATTTTAAGACTGCAAAGGGGTGGTTTGAGGAGTTACAGATGGGTGCATGTGCTGACAAGTTAGGATAGGCTGGATTAAACGCCTAAAGGCTAAAGTCTGTTGATTTCTCCATCTGGttctcacactgtccatcacagtTATTCAATCCGACCAGAAGGGTCTTTTACTTTTCAGCAATGTTTGGATACTTCGGTTGAcggtttttccccccccccccgcccgcccccccccgccttttttcctttttaaaacactgctctctctctctctacaactCTACCCCGACCGTGGCGAACTTCAGTACATCAACCCACTGTTACAACATCAAGGTAGTCTCGACTCTCTTTCAACCTCTCCCCATCAGCCAACCACCCACCCACCAATCAGATACGATGTGACTGTGCTCCTCACAGGCACACCCAGAACAGATGCCTGTTCCAGCAAGTTTACAAGGTTAGCTTGTTAAACACAATAGGTCTCCTAACTGCCTTTACTTGAGAAACACACTGTTAATCCTTTTTGTGTCTTCACAAAGTGTCTATAAAAGGGGAAGGGCTGCACAACAGACATTGcttctttttttcttaaaaactattcattctcaggatatgggctgacaaggccggcatttattgcacatcccctCGTTGCCCCAAGTTTGATACGACTGAGTAGCCTGCTAGGACACTTCAGAGGGCGACTGTGAGTCAACCACgatgttgtgggactggagtcacctataggcccagaccgggtaaggatggcgggtttccttccctaaaaaggacattaatgaaccagttggggtttttacagcattttgacagctttttatttccagattttttttttaaatgaactgaattcaaattctcaagctgctatgatgggatttgaactcgtgtccTCTGGATTATTACTCCAGTGTTATAACCATTACCAGTTTTGATacggcaagtagggagaaactgatgcgagctcaattgttaattttaaatccgagattgatagattttcgttaaccaaaggtattaaggcttacggggctaaggcgggtacatggagttaggtcacagatcagccatgatctcattgaatggcggaacaggctcgaggggctaaatggcctactcctattcctacgatacctctggcaagtgggtcagtaaccagaggtcatagatttaaaataattggcaaaagaactagaggggaaatgaggagaaattttttcacacagagggttgttaagatctggaacgcactacctgaaacggtgggggaagcagattccataggaactttcaagaggcaattggacatgtacttgaagaggattaatttgcagggttatgcggGGAAAAAGCCAGGGTGTGGGACtacattggacagctctttcaaagagccagcacaggcacgaggggccgaatggcctccttctgtgctgtaagatgattctatgatgctaccATACCATGTCAATAACTGAATACATGAATCACCTACCCAGGACAGTCATGATGGTCTTCACTAGCTTCATCGGCATTTTGTTGCGTTTGATGGAACCAGTGGTGTGCGCGGACAAGTTGCGGGTTTTCTTCTTCACGTAGATATAGATCCGCAAATATATCGCTATTATGATGAAAAATGCGAAGAGGTAGAATAAAGCCCAGAATACCAAGAAACTCCTGCTGTAGGTCGGGGCCAGGACAGAGCAGGTGCTGATGTTGCAGATGCAGTTCCAGCCCATATTGGGCAGGGCGCCCATGACAATGGCCGCGACCCAGATACCCAAAATGAGACAAGACACTCGCCGCTTCGACAGGTTGCTGTGCAACTGCATCTTCATCACGGAGCAGTAACGCTCAACCGCTATCACCAGTAAGCTGTCCACTGATGCACTGAAACTAGTGTCCAACAACCCCTGGCGTAGAAAATAGCGGTACACAGTCAACGTCCTCGACGTCTGGCCGGTGTGGAACATCAGGAACACGTAGGCTATGCCGGCAAAAAAGTCCGCTGCTGCGAGATTCGCAAGCAGGTAGTAAAAAGGGAAATGGAAACGTCGGTTTCTGACCACTGCAATTATGACCAAGGCATTGGACAGAAAGATGAACAGGCAGCAGAGCGAGCCGAACACAAAAGCAATATAAAGGTTGCTCTTCTTGATACTGTCATCAGAGTCATTGCTATGGAGGTTGTAGAAAAAATCCATCGACTTGTTATAGTAACAGAACATTTTTCTTCTTGCGTCTGCAAAAGAAGAAGTCGCAAACAAATTAAACGTCGTGTTGGCAAAGCgtcttttagaattttttttttgaggattctTCCCAATTGGGAAAAGTCCCTTCAGTAAACTTCAGTCTCACACCAACTGAAAAAAACTTAAAACGTGAAGACCATTTACTAAATGTTTATCAGCATCAATcaattgggttttttttttttgcattgcccTTGCTGCAATCAGGGCAAGTGAGGGATCTAGGAgttgccagccctccaggattgttctggaatctccaggaattaaagactaatctcccggGACAATGCAGGAGAAAAATCGTAGGGGCATTAAAAAGAGtgaatttttcattttcttttgaacATTTATTACtactaaaaatattggagacgggatAAAAAGAttgtgactgacagtcaagaatcatccaatcgggtaattaagagcctgtttgctttcccattggctgtgggaaggtgaGCCgtcgcgaggatggacgtgtcgggtgaccaatggtgggtgttgggggggggggcggggctgttggaggcaggaggtcatgtgatgaaacctccaggaatatgtccagagttggcaaccctagaggtATCTGAAACGATACCGCCTTACCCAGAACTACCAGCAACAGCCGTGTTTTGGGTTTCTTCAAAAGTCGAGACGTCACTGCCCACGGCTCACGTGATGTGGCGTTTTGTTGAGTTTTGGAAGAAACTGGGAGCCTGCCTTTAGGCTGTGCAGCATTCCGCTCACCAGGTCCAATCCTCTGGCCCCAGCTGCTATACTAAAGCCAGCTACCAATGTGACCATGGCCTATTAACAACAAGGGGCATAAATTGCAGGCATTGGGGGATAGAATGGGATTTAAGAAAGGggtttgtgaatatttggaattctctaccccagagggctgtggatgctcagtcgttgagtatgttcaaggctgagatcgatcgatttttggactgtaggggaatcaagggatatggggatcgggcgggaaagtggagttgaggtggaagatcagtcataatctgattgaatggcggagcaggatcgaggggccataaggcctactcctgctcctaattcttatgttcttataaaacttTCACTGCTGTGACTTTGGTCAAAATCCTGTCCGGGTGGATGTTGATCAGCAAGTTCTAAAGTTTGGGTAgcgtccagtccagtccagtccacgATAAACCATAACCTACAATTTAATAACTTCCCATAAAACGTTGGCATCAACCTCATTAAGTCCCACAATGGCAGAACAGGTAGCAGAAGTCAAACTGGCACAGGGCGTCAGCACTCCTGGTaaatttgggtgaggtacagtaCCAAACCATGCAAAGTGGGGGAGCAATGCACGGTATCTGTCCCGGGTG encodes:
- the lpar3 gene encoding lysophosphatidic acid receptor 3, translated to MFCYYNKSMDFFYNLHSNDSDDSIKKSNLYIAFVFGSLCCLFIFLSNALVIIAVVRNRRFHFPFYYLLANLAAADFFAGIAYVFLMFHTGQTSRTLTVYRYFLRQGLLDTSFSASVDSLLVIAVERYCSVMKMQLHSNLSKRRVSCLILGIWVAAIVMGALPNMGWNCICNISTCSVLAPTYSRSFLVFWALFYLFAFFIIIAIYLRIYIYVKKKTRNLSAHTTGSIKRNKMPMKLVKTIMTVLGAFILCWTPGLVLVLLDGLHCTSCDLLFLKKWVLLLALINSLMNPIIYSYKDNEIWQSLKQMICYGFRNKTEIDRETSKSASNRQSVTSENGDLGRNPSQHQIVP